A genome region from Gossypium hirsutum isolate 1008001.06 chromosome A04, Gossypium_hirsutum_v2.1, whole genome shotgun sequence includes the following:
- the LOC107948244 gene encoding uncharacterized protein isoform X4, whose protein sequence is MSNPIFRFCLSFYLLSHNSQIDSQLESLNTGKSLRCKTKGTLSLRVFLATKTITFESLTTSPEQNLLSFLLYAASKLILANGLFGAFQLSFPSRLADSTLTTRNINGWSTYGERMQPFKIGIKNH, encoded by the exons aTTTTGCCTCTCCTTCTATCTCCTCAGCCATAACTCCCAAATCGACTCCCAGTTGGAGTCTCTGAACACAGGCAAGAGCCTCCGCTGCAAAACAAAAGGTACATTATCATTGAGAGTATTTCTTGCTACCAAAACCATTACATTCGAATCCCTAACCACAAGCCCTGAACAAAACCTATTATCCTTCTTGTTGTATGCTGCATCAAAGTTGATTCTGGCAAATGGACTTTTCGGTGCCTTCCAACTCTCATTCCCCAGCAGATTAGCAG ATTCGACACTGACTACCAG GAATATCAATGGCTGGTCAACTTATGGGGAACGAATGCAACCTTTCAAAATAGGaattaaaaaccattaa
- the LOC107948244 gene encoding uncharacterized protein isoform X1: MSNPIFRFCLSFYLLSHNSQIDSQLESLNTGKSLRCKTKVDSGKWTFRCLPTLIPQQISRFDTDYQNTHLRPHLSTPDNPHEESLPTGFLKLSQHQLRRSTRHPSCIFNWNFCSRSNTPAHPVMEHTFGSPNALPGISMAGQLMGNECNLSK, translated from the exons aTTTTGCCTCTCCTTCTATCTCCTCAGCCATAACTCCCAAATCGACTCCCAGTTGGAGTCTCTGAACACAGGCAAGAGCCTCCGCTGCAAAACAAAAG TTGATTCTGGCAAATGGACTTTTCGGTGCCTTCCAACTCTCATTCCCCAGCAGATTAGCAG ATTCGACACTGACTACCAG AATACTCACCTGAGGCCTCACCTTTCCACACCAGATAATCCTCATGAGGAATCCTTGCCAACAGGATTTTTAAAACTCTCTCAACATCAGTTACGCAGAAG TACCAGGCACCCAAGCTGCATCTTTAATTGGAATTTTTGTTCCAGATCCAACACTCCGGCACATCCCGTCATGGAGCATACCTTTGGTAGCCCAAATGCTCTTCCAG GAATATCAATGGCTGGTCAACTTATGGGGAACGAATGCAACCTTTCAAAATAG
- the LOC107948244 gene encoding uncharacterized protein isoform X2: MSNPIFRFCLSFYLLSHNSQIDSQLESLNTGKSLRCKTKVDSGKWTFRCLPTLIPQQISRFDTDYQNTHLRPHLSTPDNPHEESLPTGFLKLSQHQLRRRSNTPAHPVMEHTFGSPNALPGISMAGQLMGNECNLSK, translated from the exons aTTTTGCCTCTCCTTCTATCTCCTCAGCCATAACTCCCAAATCGACTCCCAGTTGGAGTCTCTGAACACAGGCAAGAGCCTCCGCTGCAAAACAAAAG TTGATTCTGGCAAATGGACTTTTCGGTGCCTTCCAACTCTCATTCCCCAGCAGATTAGCAG ATTCGACACTGACTACCAG AATACTCACCTGAGGCCTCACCTTTCCACACCAGATAATCCTCATGAGGAATCCTTGCCAACAGGATTTTTAAAACTCTCTCAACATCAGTTACGCAGAAG ATCCAACACTCCGGCACATCCCGTCATGGAGCATACCTTTGGTAGCCCAAATGCTCTTCCAG GAATATCAATGGCTGGTCAACTTATGGGGAACGAATGCAACCTTTCAAAATAG
- the LOC107948244 gene encoding uncharacterized protein isoform X3, whose protein sequence is MSNPIFRFCLSFYLLSHNSQIDSQLESLNTGKSLRCKTKGTLSLRVFLATKTITFESLTTSPEQNLLSFLLYAASKLILANGLFGAFQLSFPSRLADSTLTTRSPLLLRILDKQPHLSVSCIVDYIE, encoded by the exons aTTTTGCCTCTCCTTCTATCTCCTCAGCCATAACTCCCAAATCGACTCCCAGTTGGAGTCTCTGAACACAGGCAAGAGCCTCCGCTGCAAAACAAAAGGTACATTATCATTGAGAGTATTTCTTGCTACCAAAACCATTACATTCGAATCCCTAACCACAAGCCCTGAACAAAACCTATTATCCTTCTTGTTGTATGCTGCATCAAAGTTGATTCTGGCAAATGGACTTTTCGGTGCCTTCCAACTCTCATTCCCCAGCAGATTAGCAG ATTCGACACTGACTACCAG GTCTCCACTGTTACTGCGCATTTTGGACAAACAACCTCATTTGTCAGTCTCCTGTATTGTAGATTACATAGAGTAG